One part of the Micrococcus sp. 2A genome encodes these proteins:
- a CDS encoding DNA-3-methyladenine glycosylase I, with product MSAHHADDGLPAPVSTLAEDPPADGRQALPSGVVVGEDGRARPPWAARDPLLREYYDTEWGLPVTDERGLFERLVLEAFQSGLSWRTVLAKRPRFREVFAGFDADAVAAFGDAEVEALLADSGIIRNRRKIEAAIANARAVVGMRGERFTPLHPGSPGAGPAWHGDGDRPATGLPGLVWAHQPAATPRPETVAQVPSTSDESRALARALKAHGCRFVGPTTCFALMEAAGVVDTHLLGSWRRGASGIWE from the coding sequence ATGAGCGCGCACCACGCCGACGACGGCCTCCCCGCCCCCGTCTCCACCCTCGCCGAGGATCCACCGGCCGACGGGCGACAGGCGCTGCCGAGTGGCGTCGTCGTGGGTGAGGACGGGCGGGCCCGCCCGCCGTGGGCGGCACGGGATCCGCTGCTGCGGGAGTACTACGACACGGAGTGGGGCCTGCCCGTCACGGACGAGCGGGGCCTGTTCGAGCGCCTCGTGCTCGAGGCGTTCCAGTCGGGCCTGAGCTGGCGGACCGTCCTGGCCAAGCGGCCCCGGTTCCGGGAGGTGTTCGCGGGCTTCGACGCGGACGCCGTCGCGGCGTTCGGGGACGCGGAGGTCGAGGCGTTGCTGGCGGACTCCGGCATCATCCGGAACCGGCGCAAGATCGAGGCCGCGATCGCGAACGCACGAGCCGTCGTCGGGATGCGCGGCGAGCGGTTCACCCCGCTGCACCCGGGCTCCCCCGGCGCGGGCCCGGCCTGGCACGGCGACGGCGACCGTCCCGCCACCGGCCTGCCGGGGCTGGTCTGGGCTCACCAGCCTGCCGCGACCCCACGGCCGGAGACGGTGGCGCAGGTCCCCTCGACCTCCGACGAGTCGCGCGCGCTCGCGAGGGCGCTGAAGGCGCACGGCTGCCGATTCGTGGGGCCGACCACGTGCTTCGCCCTGATGGAGGCCGCCGGGGTCGTGGACACCCACCTTCTCGGCTCGTGGCGAAGAGGGGCGTCCGGGATCTGGGAGTGA
- a CDS encoding ABC transporter ATP-binding protein → MSLLTVHDVHRSYRGPAGDVPVLRGVSLQVPEGGVHAIMGPSGSGKSTLLRLLACLDTPDAGSIRVAGRSLPAPWSSDGDAYRNRTCGIVLQDHLLIDRATAVDNAALPLLYARPRTSKRERRDMAAELLTRLGLGDRLRHPVGRLSGGERQRVAIARAVIMGPSLLLADEPTGALDEERTDEVMGLFRSMSQPGRAIVIVTHDPAVAARCDHTWRLRAGRLE, encoded by the coding sequence ATGTCCCTGCTCACCGTGCACGACGTGCACCGCTCCTACCGCGGCCCCGCCGGGGATGTCCCCGTGCTCCGCGGCGTCTCACTCCAGGTCCCCGAGGGCGGCGTCCACGCGATCATGGGACCCTCCGGGTCTGGCAAGTCGACCCTGCTGCGGCTCCTCGCCTGCCTCGACACACCGGACGCCGGGAGCATCCGTGTGGCCGGGCGGAGCCTGCCGGCACCGTGGTCGTCCGACGGCGACGCCTACCGGAACCGGACTTGCGGCATCGTGCTCCAGGACCATCTGCTCATCGATCGGGCGACCGCCGTGGACAACGCGGCCCTGCCGCTGCTCTACGCGCGGCCGCGCACCTCGAAGCGGGAGCGCCGCGACATGGCCGCGGAGCTTCTGACGCGGCTCGGACTCGGAGACCGTCTCCGCCACCCCGTCGGCCGACTCTCCGGCGGCGAGCGCCAGCGCGTGGCCATCGCCCGGGCCGTGATCATGGGGCCCTCCCTGCTGCTCGCCGACGAGCCGACGGGCGCCCTGGACGAGGAGCGCACCGACGAGGTGATGGGGCTCTTCCGCTCCATGTCCCAGCCGGGGCGGGCGATCGTGATCGTCACGCACGACCCCGCCGTGGCGGCCCGGTGCGACCACACGTGGCGGCTGCGGGCCGGGCGGCTCGAGTGA